A window from Peromyscus eremicus chromosome 1, PerEre_H2_v1, whole genome shotgun sequence encodes these proteins:
- the LOC131894476 gene encoding vomeronasal type-2 receptor 116-like, whose protein sequence is MNALFWLTGQSRLQKIDCNYNCVNERKLTAAITGLSWVKSAHFGTLLQLYKFPQLTVGPFEPIFSDRGQFTSLYQMAPQGTTLSLAMVSLMLHFGWSWVGMLIRDDHRGTQFLADIREKMEKNQVCIAFVEMIQSTLNSLSYKYWKSLGIIQETLANIIIIYGDNDSLQGLMSNIGQQILTSKVWVMTSEWDVTNNADYFLLDSFHGSLIFSQHHEQVAEYKNFIQTINPYKYPEDNYLPKLWFLFFKCSFSELDCHLLDNCQPNASLELLPRHIFDMVMNEDSYNTYKAVYTVAHSLHEMSLQQLQMQPFGNGERMVFFPWQLHPFLRNIHVGGNMALEWKQKLDDDKYDILNFWNFPKGLGLKVKVGNFLPNAPQSQQFTLSEKMIRWPERYSEIPHSVCSKSCGPGFRKISLEGKAVCCYDCTPCADNEISNETDMEKCMKCPESHYAETEKKHCLKKAVSFLNHEDPLGMSLTTIALCFSVLTTVVFGLFVKHRDTPIVKANNRTLSYTLLITLTVCFLCSLLFIGHPNTITCILQQIVFGGAFTVALATVLAKAITVVIAFKVTFPRRVVRWLIISKAPNFIIPMCTLIHLVLCGIWLGTSPPFLDQDAHAEHGHIILVCNKGSDFAFHSILGYLCSLALGSFTMAFMSRNLPDAFNEAKFLSFSMLVFFCVWVTFLPVYHSTKGKVMVAMEVFSILASSAALLGFIFVPKCYIILIRPDKNSVHHIRNRPHSRRNNPLKT, encoded by the exons ATGAATGCTCTTTTTTGGCTCACAGGCCAGAGTAGACTTCAAAAAATTGACTGTAATTATAACTGTGTAAACGAGAGAAAGTTAACTGCTGCAATAACAGGACTATCATGGGTAAAATCTGCCCATTTTGGGACACTGCTTCAGCTCTACAAATTTCCACAG ctcACTGTTGGTCCTTTTGAGCCTATCTTCAGTGACCGAGGTCAGTTTACTTCTCTCTACCAGATGGCCCCCCAAGGCACAACTCTGTCTCTTGCCATGGTCTCTTTGATGCTTCATTTTGGCTGGTCCTGGGTTGGTATGCTTATCCGAGATGATCATAGAGGGACTCAGTTTCTAGCAGATATCagagaaaagatggagaaaaatcAAGTCTGCATAGCTTTTGTTGAAATGATCCAAAGTACCTTGAATTCATTATCATACAAATACTGGAAAAGTCTTGGCATCATCCAGGAAACATTGGCCAATATTATCATCATTTATGGTGACAATGATTCACTACAAGGTTTAATGAGCAACATAGGGCAACAGATTTTGACGAGTAAAGTCTGGGTCATGACCTCTGAGTGGGATGTTACTAATAATGCTGATTATTTCTTGCTAGATTCATTCCATGGAAGTCTCATTTTTTCACAACACCATGAGCAGGTGGctgaatataaaaattttatcCAAACAATTAATCCTTACAAATACCCAGAAGACAATTACCTTCCTAaattgtggtttttgttcttcAAGTGCTCATTTTCAGAGCTTGATTGTCATCTTTTGGACAATTGCCAACCAAATGCTTCCTTGGAATTACTGCCTAGACATATTTTTGACATGGTAATGAATGAAGACAGCTACAATACATATAAGGCTGTCTATACTGTGGCCCACAGTCTCCATGAGATGAGTCTTCAGCAATTACAAATGCAACCATTTGGAAATGGGGAAAGAATGGTGTTCTTCCCCTGGCAG CTTCATCCTTTCTTGAGGAATATCCATGTGGGAGGCAACATGGCTTTAGAATGGAAACAGAAGTTAGATGATGATAAGTATGATATTCTCAACTTTTGGAATTTTCCAAAGGGTCTTGGACTAAAAGTGAAAGTAGGAAATTTTTTGCCCAATGCTCCCCAGAGTCAACAGTTTACTTTATCTGAGAAGATGATACGATGGCCAGAAAGATACTCAGAG ATTCCTCATTCTGTGTGCAGTAAGAGCTGTGGTCCTGGATTCAGGAAAATTTCCCTAGAGGGCAAGGCTGTTTGCTGCTATGATTGCACTCCTTGTGCAGACaatgagatttccaatgagacag ATATGGAAAAGTGCATGAAATGTCCAGAGAGTCATtatgcagagacagagaagaaacattgtctcaaGAAAGCTGTGAGTTTTCTAAACCATGAGGACCCCTTGGGGATGTCTCTCACAACCATAGCTCTGTGCTTCTCTGTACTCACAACTGTGGTTTTTGGACTCTTTGTGAAGCACAGAGACACTCCAATTGTCAAAGCTAATAATAGGACCCTTAGTTACACATTGCTTATTACACTCACTGTCTGTTTCCTATGTTCCTTGCTCTTCattggccatcccaacaccaTAACCTGTATCCTGCAGCAGATCGTATTTGGAGGTGCTTTCACTGTGGCTCTTGCCACTGTGTTGGCCAAAGCTATCACTGTGGTTATTGCCTTCAAGGTTACTTTTCCAAGGAGAGTGGTGAGGTGGTTAATAATATCAAAGGCTCCAAACTTCATCATCCCCATGTGTACTCTGATCCACCTTGTCCTCTGTGGAATATGGCTAGggacctcccctcccttccttgacCAAGATGCTCATGCTGAACATGGGCATATCATCCTTGTGTGTAACAAGGGCTCAGATTTTGCCTTCCATAGTATACTGGGATATCTCTGCTCTTTGGCACTTGGGAGTTTTACTATGGCTTTCATGTCACGGAATCTGCCTGATgcattcaatgaagccaagttcctctcattcagcatgctggtgttcttctgtgtttgggtcacattcctccctgtctaccacagcaccaaggggaaGGTCATGGTGGCTATGGAAGTCTTCTCTATCTTGGCTTCTAGTGCAGCCCTCCTTGGCTTCATTTTTGTCCCTAAGTGCTATATTATCTTAATAAGGCCAGATAAGAACTCAGTTCATCATATCAGAAACAGGCCACATTCTAGAAGGAATAACCCTCTCAAAACCTAG